One segment of Gemmatimonadota bacterium DNA contains the following:
- a CDS encoding pentapeptide repeat-containing protein, whose translation MPSCPARTSPARGSAAPTSAPPTSRGARLDGADLRGADLSGACLRAASFAGARLTDARLLGTDLSGASFRGADLGRTSFKLAGAATAPADFRDARMQRSGLDHTTLAGCDLSGADLSEAPWGANWAGANLRGATFRGALLEGTNLAGADLTHADLTHAVLHRADLTAARMADAALGRTIFAAVPSLPLALGLEATSHSADSSLDLATLAGIAHGLPTAFLEGIGLAEAVLRRLAD comes from the coding sequence ATGCCGAGCTGCCCGGCGCGGACCTCACCGGCGCGCGGCTCCGCGGCGCCGACCTCTGCTCCGCCAACCTCGAGGGGTGCCCGCCTCGACGGTGCCGACCTCCGGGGCGCGGACCTGAGCGGGGCCTGCCTGCGGGCGGCGAGCTTCGCCGGCGCGCGCCTCACCGACGCCCGGCTCCTCGGCACCGACCTGAGCGGCGCCAGCTTCCGCGGCGCGGACCTGGGTCGCACCAGCTTCAAGCTGGCGGGGGCCGCCACCGCACCCGCGGACTTCCGCGACGCGCGGATGCAGCGAAGCGGCCTCGACCATACCACCTTGGCCGGCTGCGATCTGTCCGGCGCGGATCTCTCGGAGGCTCCCTGGGGGGCCAACTGGGCGGGGGCCAACCTGCGGGGGGCGACGTTCAGGGGGGCGCTGCTGGAAGGGACCAACCTCGCCGGCGCGGACCTGACCCACGCCGACCTGACCCACGCCGTGCTGCACCGGGCCGACCTCACCGCGGCCCGGATGGCCGACGCCGCGCTGGGGCGCACCATCTTCGCCGCGGTGCCGAGCCTGCCGCTGGCGCTCGGGCTCGAGGCCACGAGCCACTCTGCCGATTCCTCGCTCGACCTCGCCACCCTGGCCGGGATCGCGCACGGCCTGCCCACCGCCTTCCTCGAGGGGATCGGCCTGGCGGAGGCGGTGCTGCGCCGCCTGGCCGACTAG
- a CDS encoding zf-HC2 domain-containing protein has product MSTHPPDRFTCEEVFARLDDYLDRELTPDELRLVRAHMETCAVCAAEYRFEQGVLQGVRQKLQRLAVPDGLMARITARLAAEGGKDAAG; this is encoded by the coding sequence ATGAGCACCCATCCGCCCGATCGCTTCACCTGCGAGGAGGTCTTCGCGCGGCTCGACGACTACCTCGACCGGGAGCTGACGCCCGACGAGCTGCGCCTGGTGCGGGCGCACATGGAGACCTGTGCCGTGTGTGCCGCGGAGTACCGGTTCGAGCAGGGGGTGCTGCAGGGCGTGCGGCAGAAGCTGCAGCGGCTGGCCGTGCCCGACGGGCTGATGGCCCGCATCACCGCGCGCCTGGCCGCCGAGGGCGGGAAGGACGCCGCGGGCTAG
- a CDS encoding sigma-70 family RNA polymerase sigma factor, which produces MDDLNGGAAEVAAPAAAFEALLAPVLDAAYGTALRFTRNPADAEDLVQEAALLAFRGFHTFQVGSGFRAWFFRVLTNCYFSRYRKQKRQGTELALDDTPELYLYCQTAALGLHARSEDPAAEVMSRLETEHVEAAIAALPEEHRVVASLYFMQDFSYQEIAEMVGVPVGTIRSRLHRGRRMLQQALWAVAVDRGIVAALAVAGSEGA; this is translated from the coding sequence ATGGATGATCTGAACGGGGGCGCCGCGGAGGTGGCGGCCCCGGCGGCGGCCTTCGAGGCGCTGCTGGCGCCGGTCCTCGACGCGGCCTATGGGACCGCGCTCCGGTTCACCCGGAATCCCGCGGATGCCGAGGACCTGGTGCAGGAGGCCGCGCTGCTCGCCTTCCGGGGATTTCACACATTCCAGGTCGGGAGCGGCTTCCGAGCCTGGTTCTTCCGGGTCCTGACCAACTGCTATTTCAGCCGGTACCGGAAGCAGAAGCGGCAGGGCACGGAGCTGGCGCTCGATGACACGCCCGAGCTGTACCTGTACTGCCAGACGGCGGCGCTGGGGCTGCACGCGCGGAGCGAGGACCCGGCAGCCGAAGTGATGAGTCGGCTCGAGACGGAGCACGTCGAGGCGGCGATCGCGGCGCTCCCGGAGGAGCACCGGGTCGTGGCGTCGCTCTACTTCATGCAGGATTTCTCCTACCAGGAGATCGCGGAGATGGTGGGTGTCCCGGTGGGGACGATCCGGTCGCGGCTGCACCGCGGGCGGCGGATGCTGCAGCAGGCGCTCTGGGCGGTGGCAGTGGACCGGGGCATCGTGGCCGCGCTTGCCGTCGCGGGAAGCGAGGGCGCATGA
- a CDS encoding polysaccharide deacetylase family protein: MTAICLYAQVHQPFRLRPYGLFDIGTGAEYFDTEQNRALLRRVAEKCYLPANRLLADQIRRSQGEFRLALSLSGTLLDQLAAWAPEVLQSFQELVATGGVELLGETYHHSLASLASEAEFVAQVERHRAAIGRHFGQRPVVFRNTELIYWDNLAPLIARLGFRGVMVEGADHVLDWRSANHVYAATTAPGLRLLPRHYRLSDDIGFRFSNRAWDGWPLTAEKHADWIAASGGDSVHLYVDYETFGEHQWADTGIFAFLAQWPRECLRRGLTFAHPGTLAARAPVAPLAFTRPTSWADVERDTTAWLGNRLQEAAQQRIYGMREAVLAARDPELLERWRRLTTSDHLYYMCTKWFADGDVHKYFSPYESPYDAFVACMNVLQDLEQSLPVPIVEAAPPALAARRMLAARRSAMV, encoded by the coding sequence ATGACCGCCATCTGCCTGTACGCCCAGGTGCACCAGCCGTTCCGCCTGCGGCCCTACGGCCTGTTCGACATCGGCACCGGGGCCGAATACTTCGACACTGAGCAGAATCGGGCCCTCCTCCGGCGGGTGGCGGAGAAGTGCTACCTGCCGGCCAACCGGCTGCTGGCGGACCAGATCCGGCGGTCGCAGGGGGAGTTCCGGCTGGCGCTCAGCCTGAGCGGGACATTGCTGGACCAACTGGCGGCGTGGGCGCCCGAGGTGTTGCAGAGCTTCCAGGAGCTGGTGGCCACCGGGGGGGTCGAGCTGCTCGGCGAGACCTATCATCACAGCCTGGCATCGCTCGCCTCCGAGGCGGAGTTCGTGGCGCAGGTGGAGCGGCACCGGGCCGCGATCGGTCGCCACTTCGGCCAGCGGCCCGTGGTGTTCCGCAACACGGAGCTGATCTACTGGGACAACCTGGCGCCGCTGATCGCGCGGCTCGGGTTCCGGGGGGTGATGGTGGAGGGGGCCGACCATGTCCTCGACTGGCGCTCGGCCAACCACGTCTATGCCGCCACCACCGCGCCGGGCCTCCGCCTGCTGCCGCGCCACTATCGGCTGAGCGACGACATCGGGTTCCGCTTCTCCAACCGGGCGTGGGACGGCTGGCCGCTCACCGCGGAGAAGCACGCCGACTGGATCGCCGCCAGCGGCGGGGACAGCGTGCACCTATACGTGGACTACGAGACCTTCGGGGAGCACCAGTGGGCCGACACCGGCATCTTCGCGTTCCTGGCCCAGTGGCCGCGGGAGTGCCTGCGGCGGGGGCTCACGTTCGCCCATCCCGGCACGCTGGCGGCGCGGGCGCCGGTGGCACCGCTCGCCTTCACCCGGCCCACCTCCTGGGCCGACGTGGAGCGGGACACCACCGCCTGGCTGGGGAACCGGCTGCAGGAGGCGGCGCAGCAGCGCATCTACGGGATGCGCGAGGCGGTCCTCGCCGCCCGCGACCCGGAGCTGCTGGAGCGGTGGCGCCGGCTCACCACCAGCGATCACCTGTACTACATGTGCACCAAGTGGTTCGCGGACGGCGACGTCCACAAGTACTTTAGTCCGTACGAGTCGCCCTACGACGCGTTCGTGGCGTGCATGAACGTGCTGCAGGACCTGGAGCAGTCGCTGCCGGTGCCCATCGTGGAGGCAGCGCCACCGGCGCTTGCCGCCCGCCGGATGCTCGCCGCCCGGCGGTCCGCCATGGTCTGA
- a CDS encoding glycosyltransferase family 4 protein, producing the protein MRVLMFGWEFPPFQAGGLATATVGLVKGLLRNRVGVTLVVPFPAEQSPLPELRLVSADGAVEELVMHRVPSPMTPYGGAAEYQEIFSTLRRASRAPGAVYGADLEEVARYAALAGGIAAREAHDVIDTHDWITFAAGLAARAVSGKPLIAHIHATEYDRAGAGANPEICRREHAGMQAADRVVANSHALKRTCVERYGIPAGKIDVVHWGIDPDAVAPDLPAESPFRARGAGARVPVVLFLGRVTWQKGPDYFIEMAGRVAAHVPGAKFVVAGQGDMLPRLMHRTAELGIADRVHFAGAVAGRQVQRLYRLADVCVMPSVSEPFGLVGLESLRHGTPCILPRAAGVSEVIANAFKVDFWDLDAMTNQIVALLRHPALRAELADNARREVEGPRFSSKNPPG; encoded by the coding sequence GTGCGAGTGCTGATGTTCGGCTGGGAGTTCCCGCCATTCCAGGCCGGGGGACTCGCCACCGCGACGGTGGGGCTGGTGAAAGGACTGCTGCGGAACCGGGTGGGGGTGACGCTGGTGGTGCCCTTTCCCGCGGAGCAGTCGCCGTTGCCGGAGCTTCGTCTGGTGAGCGCCGACGGCGCCGTGGAGGAGCTGGTGATGCACCGGGTGCCGTCGCCGATGACCCCCTACGGCGGGGCCGCGGAGTACCAGGAGATCTTCAGCACCCTGCGGCGCGCGAGCCGGGCGCCGGGCGCGGTCTATGGCGCGGACCTCGAGGAGGTGGCGCGCTACGCCGCGCTGGCGGGGGGGATCGCGGCGCGCGAGGCGCACGACGTGATCGACACCCACGACTGGATCACCTTCGCGGCCGGGCTCGCGGCGCGCGCCGTCTCCGGCAAGCCCCTCATCGCCCATATCCACGCCACCGAATACGACCGGGCCGGGGCCGGCGCCAATCCGGAGATCTGCCGCCGAGAACACGCCGGGATGCAGGCGGCCGATCGGGTGGTGGCCAACAGTCACGCCCTCAAGCGCACCTGCGTGGAGCGGTACGGCATCCCGGCGGGGAAGATCGACGTGGTGCACTGGGGGATCGATCCCGACGCGGTGGCCCCCGACCTCCCGGCTGAATCCCCGTTCCGCGCCCGCGGCGCCGGCGCGCGGGTGCCGGTGGTGCTCTTCCTGGGCCGGGTGACATGGCAGAAGGGGCCCGACTACTTCATCGAGATGGCGGGGCGCGTGGCAGCGCATGTCCCCGGAGCCAAGTTCGTCGTGGCGGGCCAGGGGGATATGCTCCCCAGGCTCATGCACCGGACGGCCGAACTCGGCATCGCGGACCGGGTGCACTTTGCCGGCGCGGTGGCGGGGCGCCAGGTGCAGCGACTCTACCGCCTGGCCGACGTCTGCGTCATGCCCTCGGTGAGCGAGCCGTTCGGGCTGGTGGGGCTGGAGAGCTTGCGGCATGGCACGCCCTGCATCCTGCCGCGCGCCGCCGGGGTGTCCGAAGTCATCGCCAACGCCTTCAAGGTGGACTTCTGGGATCTGGACGCGATGACCAACCAGATCGTGGCGCTGCTGCGCCACCCCGCGCTGCGGGCCGAACTGGCCGACAACGCGCGCCGTGAGGTCGAAGGCCCGCGCTTCTCCTCGAAGAACCCGCCCGGCTGA
- a CDS encoding DoxX family protein: MPLGRTATMVSWACQLTAAVILGQTLFFKFTGAPESRYIFSTLGIEPWGRLGTAVAELVAVALLLYPKTPVLGAVLAVGLMGGALMSHLTRLGIEVQGDHGLLFKLALTVMVAALVVVALRRRELPLVGERF, encoded by the coding sequence ATGCCGCTCGGCCGCACGGCCACCATGGTCAGCTGGGCCTGCCAGCTCACGGCCGCCGTGATCCTCGGCCAGACCCTCTTCTTCAAGTTCACCGGCGCGCCGGAGAGCCGGTACATCTTCAGCACCCTCGGCATCGAGCCCTGGGGTCGCCTGGGCACCGCCGTGGCGGAGCTCGTCGCGGTGGCATTGCTGCTGTACCCGAAGACGCCGGTCCTCGGCGCGGTGCTGGCCGTCGGCCTGATGGGCGGCGCGCTGATGAGCCACCTCACCCGGCTTGGCATCGAGGTCCAGGGCGACCACGGCCTGCTCTTCAAGCTGGCGCTCACCGTGATGGTGGCGGCACTGGTGGTGGTGGCGCTGCGCCGGCGGGAGCTGCCCCTCGTCGGGGAACGCTTCTAG
- a CDS encoding NAD(P)H-binding protein: MRLAVFGGTGRVGSRVIASALAAGHAVHALARDPARLPPRPGLSCVTGDATDPVAVRATLEGAEAVISALGGGPVERPGTVLSVGMRQIVAAMAHVGLTRVVAVAGSGILDHPAGGLRGEAPDFPAIFRAINAEHLGTWRAVRQSELAWTLACCPDLVDGEGGGRYRVTADQLPEGATRIAVGDVAGFLLTQVEHLTFVRRRVGLGD, translated from the coding sequence GTGCGGCTGGCCGTCTTCGGCGGCACGGGTCGCGTCGGCAGCCGGGTGATCGCCTCCGCCCTCGCCGCCGGTCATGCCGTGCATGCGCTGGCGCGCGACCCGGCCCGCCTGCCGCCACGCCCCGGGCTCTCCTGCGTGACGGGCGACGCCACCGACCCCGTCGCGGTGCGGGCGACCCTCGAGGGCGCCGAGGCGGTCATCAGTGCCCTGGGCGGCGGCCCGGTGGAGCGGCCCGGCACCGTGCTCTCCGTCGGCATGCGGCAGATCGTCGCTGCCATGGCGCACGTCGGGCTCACTCGCGTCGTTGCGGTCGCCGGCAGTGGCATCCTGGATCATCCCGCGGGCGGCCTTCGGGGGGAGGCCCCGGACTTTCCCGCCATTTTTCGCGCGATCAACGCCGAGCATCTCGGCACCTGGCGGGCAGTGCGGCAGAGCGAGCTCGCCTGGACCCTGGCCTGCTGCCCGGACCTGGTGGATGGGGAGGGGGGCGGTCGGTACCGGGTGACGGCCGACCAGCTGCCCGAAGGCGCCACCCGGATCGCGGTGGGCGATGTCGCCGGCTTCCTGCTCACGCAGGTGGAACACCTGACCTTCGTGCGGCGGCGCGTGGGACTCGGGGACTGA
- a CDS encoding cation transporter produces the protein MVSPPCAHVDRRSAGPPIGRLVGVFALTALFMVVEAVGGWISGSLALLADAGHMLTDVGALGLTLLTAWIARRPASATKTYGYLRWEILAALVNGALLFGIAALVVVEAIGRLRQPEPIQGGLFLVVALAGLVVNGVSLGLLHGHHDGHLNTRGAYLHVLGDLLGSVGAVAAAGIVLLTGWTAADPVVSIVLSLLILVGAWRLVRESTDVLLEAVPRHIALPEVERRMLAVRGVAAVHDLHVWTVTSGMVAMSGHAMVPDLERHPEVLEGLRTALGGLGIGHVTLQLETCEGCLETAATELHDHAGHAGHHH, from the coding sequence ATGGTTTCCCCGCCCTGCGCCCACGTGGACCGCCGGTCGGCCGGCCCGCCGATCGGCCGGCTGGTCGGCGTCTTTGCGCTCACCGCGCTGTTCATGGTGGTGGAGGCGGTCGGAGGGTGGATCTCGGGGTCGCTGGCGCTGCTGGCCGACGCCGGCCACATGCTCACCGACGTCGGGGCCCTGGGGCTCACGCTGCTCACGGCGTGGATCGCCCGGCGGCCGGCCAGCGCCACCAAGACCTACGGCTACCTCCGCTGGGAGATCCTCGCCGCGCTGGTCAACGGCGCGCTGCTCTTCGGCATCGCCGCCCTGGTGGTGGTCGAGGCCATCGGCCGGCTGCGGCAGCCGGAGCCCATCCAGGGGGGCCTCTTCCTGGTGGTGGCGCTGGCCGGCCTGGTGGTGAACGGGGTGTCGCTCGGGCTGCTGCACGGGCATCACGACGGCCACCTCAACACCCGCGGCGCCTACCTGCATGTCCTGGGTGACCTGCTCGGCTCGGTGGGCGCGGTGGCGGCCGCGGGGATCGTGCTCCTGACCGGGTGGACCGCCGCCGATCCGGTGGTGTCGATCGTCCTGTCGCTGCTCATCCTGGTGGGCGCCTGGCGGCTGGTGCGGGAGAGCACCGACGTGCTGCTCGAGGCGGTGCCGCGGCACATCGCCCTGCCCGAGGTGGAACGTCGGATGCTCGCCGTGCGGGGTGTGGCGGCGGTGCACGACCTGCACGTGTGGACGGTCACCAGCGGGATGGTGGCCATGAGCGGCCACGCCATGGTGCCCGACCTGGAGCGGCATCCTGAAGTGCTGGAAGGACTTCGGACCGCGCTGGGGGGGCTCGGGATCGGGCATGTGACCCTCCAGCTCGAGACCTGCGAGGGGTGCCTGGAGACGGCCGCGACGGAGCTCCACGACCACGCCGGCCACGCCGGGCACCACCACTAG
- a CDS encoding DUF21 domain-containing protein, which translates to MAVLALVALNAFFVAAEFALVGARRTRLEEMIQRGHKQAALALRAVKSLDRYISATQLGITLASLGLGWVGEPALSGIIQSGLVWLPGNLEMVASHALAIALAFTIITTLHIILGSWCPRRWRCSTRSASAPGWPGRSSALPG; encoded by the coding sequence GTGGCCGTCCTGGCCCTGGTGGCGCTCAACGCCTTCTTCGTGGCGGCGGAGTTTGCCCTGGTCGGGGCCCGCCGCACCCGGCTGGAGGAGATGATCCAGCGGGGCCACAAGCAGGCCGCCCTCGCCCTGCGCGCCGTAAAATCGCTCGACCGCTACATCTCCGCCACCCAGCTGGGCATCACCCTCGCCTCACTGGGCCTGGGCTGGGTGGGCGAGCCCGCCCTGTCCGGCATCATTCAGTCGGGCCTGGTCTGGCTCCCCGGCAATCTCGAGATGGTCGCCAGCCATGCGCTGGCCATCGCCCTCGCGTTCACCATCATCACCACCCTGCACATCATCCTGGGGAGCTGGTGCCCAAGGCGCTGGCGCTGCTCTACCCGGAGCGCATCAGCGCCTGGGTGGCCGGGCCGCTCATCGGCTTTGCCTGGGTGA
- a CDS encoding HlyC/CorC family transporter, producing MPKALALLYPERISAWVAGPLIGFAWVMALPIAMLNGTANWLLRLMHIRPPGEHERLHSPEEIRMLVEQSEEGGSLGKEDARLLEGVFEFSEKTAQEVMTPRTQMVALERELTVEGAADVVAEARRSRYPVYGESLDDIVGVVHAKDILTAVRQQPGSLIGAVMRPPLFVPGTREVEDVLADMKRLKVHLAMVLDEYGGTAGLVTMEDLLEEIVGDIFDEYDRLDRPKAAPEGAPLLDGSLAISDFNAEHELQLDDTDYTTVGGYLFGQIGRLPKPGDRVTVGQDAFEIAEMEGRRVKSVRFHLGGGVAPGTPTGEVPSVTPPRPLR from the coding sequence GTGCCCAAGGCGCTGGCGCTGCTCTACCCGGAGCGCATCAGCGCCTGGGTGGCCGGGCCGCTCATCGGCTTTGCCTGGGTGATGGCGCTGCCCATCGCCATGCTCAACGGCACCGCCAACTGGCTGCTCCGCCTGATGCACATCCGGCCCCCCGGCGAGCACGAGCGGCTCCACTCCCCGGAGGAGATCCGGATGCTGGTGGAGCAGAGCGAGGAGGGCGGCAGCCTGGGCAAGGAGGACGCCCGCCTGCTGGAGGGCGTCTTCGAGTTCTCGGAGAAGACCGCGCAGGAGGTCATGACGCCGCGCACCCAGATGGTGGCGCTGGAGCGCGAGCTCACGGTGGAGGGGGCCGCCGACGTCGTGGCCGAGGCGCGGCGCTCCCGCTACCCCGTGTACGGCGAGTCCCTGGACGACATCGTCGGCGTGGTGCACGCCAAGGACATCCTCACGGCGGTGCGGCAGCAGCCCGGCTCGCTGATCGGCGCGGTGATGCGGCCACCGCTCTTCGTGCCCGGCACCCGCGAGGTGGAGGACGTCCTGGCCGACATGAAGCGGCTCAAGGTGCACCTGGCGATGGTGCTCGACGAGTACGGTGGCACCGCCGGCCTGGTCACCATGGAGGACCTGCTCGAGGAGATCGTCGGCGACATCTTCGACGAGTACGACCGCCTCGACCGGCCCAAGGCCGCGCCCGAGGGCGCGCCGCTCCTCGACGGCAGCCTGGCCATCTCCGACTTCAACGCCGAGCACGAGCTGCAGCTCGACGACACCGACTACACCACGGTCGGGGGCTACCTGTTCGGGCAGATCGGCCGCCTCCCCAAGCCCGGCGACCGGGTGACGGTGGGGCAGGACGCCTTCGAGATCGCCGAGATGGAGGGCCGCCGCGTGAAGTCCGTGCGGTTCCACCTTGGCGGCGGGGTGGCCCCGGGCACGCCCACGGGCGAGGTCCCGTCGGTCACGCCGCCCCGCCCGCTCCGCTAG
- a CDS encoding ATP phosphoribosyltransferase regulatory subunit, with protein MPRSIAPIPPGALDLTGPAALARRRLQRTALDLLEQRGHQELLPPTFEYEEVFLRAGGPGVADRLLRFTDRDGRILALRYDFTASLARVAATTLRGAPMPLRLSYSGKVFRQEPDRGGRPRETLQAGAELLGQADLGADVEIVRLTLELARQLGLRDFQLNLGHVGVLAPGLSALEPADRAEVRRWIDRKDRGSLTRGLAGRPAEAARLAGLAFVIGRRPALDAALAAATPAARPGLEHLCRLDDALVPAERAHVVYDLGEVRGLEYYTGIQFELYTAGAGRAAGAGGRYDDLMGRFGAPMPAVGVSLDLDTIAEAGAA; from the coding sequence ATGCCCCGCTCCATCGCGCCGATTCCCCCCGGCGCCCTCGACCTCACCGGCCCCGCCGCGCTCGCCCGCCGGCGGCTGCAGCGCACCGCCCTCGACCTGCTGGAGCAGCGCGGGCACCAGGAGCTGCTGCCGCCGACCTTCGAGTATGAGGAAGTGTTCCTCCGCGCCGGCGGGCCGGGCGTGGCCGACCGGCTGCTCCGCTTCACCGACCGCGACGGCCGCATCCTGGCGCTGCGCTACGACTTTACCGCGAGCCTGGCCCGGGTGGCCGCCACCACGCTGCGTGGCGCGCCCATGCCGCTTCGCCTCTCCTACAGCGGCAAGGTGTTCCGGCAGGAGCCCGACCGCGGTGGCCGCCCCCGCGAGACGCTGCAGGCCGGGGCCGAGCTGCTCGGCCAGGCCGACCTCGGGGCCGACGTGGAGATCGTCCGCCTGACGCTGGAGCTGGCCCGCCAGCTCGGCCTGCGGGACTTCCAGCTCAACCTGGGGCACGTCGGGGTGCTGGCGCCCGGCCTCTCGGCGCTCGAGCCCGCCGACCGGGCGGAGGTCCGCCGCTGGATCGACCGCAAGGACCGCGGCAGCCTGACGCGCGGCCTCGCCGGCCGGCCCGCGGAGGCGGCCCGCCTGGCAGGACTGGCCTTCGTGATCGGGCGACGGCCGGCGCTCGACGCCGCCCTCGCCGCCGCCACGCCGGCGGCGCGCCCGGGGCTCGAGCACCTCTGCCGCCTCGACGACGCGCTCGTGCCCGCCGAGCGGGCCCACGTGGTCTATGACCTGGGCGAGGTCCGCGGGCTCGAGTACTACACCGGCATCCAGTTCGAGCTCTACACCGCCGGCGCCGGCCGCGCCGCCGGGGCCGGCGGGCGCTACGACGACCTCATGGGCCGCTTCGGCGCGCCGATGCCGGCGGTAGGGGTTTCCCTCGACCTCGACACCATCGCCGAGGCGGGGGCGGCATGA
- a CDS encoding ATP phosphoribosyltransferase, whose translation MSAPIRIALAKGRLYDDAVARFARAGIVIDPAPGRRLLIPSSDPTVEFLIVKPADVAVYVESGAADLGVTGTDVLRESDADVLEPLELGFGACRLVVANPADQPFPALPGGKTARVATKYPNLAWRHFAQAGRPVEIITVHGSVEVAPLLGLAHWIVDLVDTGNTLKANGLAERETILQVGAVLVANRASQKLKLEQHLQIMARLG comes from the coding sequence ATGAGCGCCCCGATCCGGATCGCGCTCGCCAAGGGGCGCCTGTACGATGACGCCGTGGCGCGCTTCGCCCGCGCGGGGATCGTCATCGACCCCGCGCCCGGACGGCGGCTGCTCATCCCGTCGAGCGATCCCACGGTGGAGTTCCTGATCGTCAAGCCGGCCGACGTGGCGGTCTACGTGGAGAGCGGCGCCGCCGACCTGGGCGTGACCGGCACCGACGTGCTGCGGGAATCCGACGCCGACGTGCTGGAGCCGCTGGAGCTGGGCTTCGGCGCCTGCCGCCTGGTGGTGGCCAATCCCGCGGACCAGCCCTTCCCTGCCCTACCCGGCGGCAAGACCGCCCGGGTGGCCACCAAGTACCCCAACCTGGCCTGGCGCCACTTTGCCCAGGCGGGGCGGCCGGTGGAGATCATCACGGTGCACGGGTCGGTGGAGGTGGCGCCGCTGCTGGGCCTGGCCCACTGGATCGTGGACCTGGTGGATACGGGGAACACCCTCAAGGCCAACGGGCTCGCGGAGCGGGAGACGATCCTGCAGGTCGGGGCGGTGCTGGTGGCCAACCGGGCCAGCCAGAAGCTCAAGCTGGAGCAGCACCTGCAGATCATGGCGCGGCTGGGCTAG